The DNA region CTAACATTCATGATACTGTAATCTCGGATTGTAATGGCCATTTGTCATACATGcaaatacaatattgttatgtCCGTTTACTACATTATTGTTCGTGTTATTGTTATCAGCGTTTACTATATTAtggtaatataataatatatatagcAAATAAAACTTATATGGTTAgtaacatgaatatattaatgaCGTAATAATCGTAATTTTtctatttatattataatttttatacACACACGATGTCAGACGgtctttatttttgttatcaataaatacttGAAATTTTATATTTCGATCGTTTTTGTTGTCATATTCTTCAACAGTTTCACACAATGGTCAAGAATATCTGTCATCGGTCAAGACTTATGCGATATGTGGTTATACTCACGGTCATTATTATACTACTGCAAATGTACATCAATGTTGATGATCATGACCACACAAATACACCAAATTTGATCGTGGAAAATAGCCTGGAAGAAGACATTTATCCTCTTGACGCGCATGCGTTGTCGAACAAAGTGTTGACGACAAGTCCAACCAGGCCTAGCTCATTGCCAAAGATGGCAACTGTCAGAGACAGAACCGAACACTATGCAATGAAGAACTCAAAAGAACCATATGAAAAGGAAACGTCACCAAGCACAAATTTTGCAAATACTTCACATAAACATGTCCTAGTGATCGGGCGAATGACTACGGGGTCAAAAGCTATGGCTGAATTTTTTAGCAAACGTCCAGATTTCTTCTATGTCTACGAACCTGGTCACATGATAATGTATTTTGGAAATGGAAGGAATCTGCAAAACGATAGCCGTGCACATTTGCAAGAACTTCAGACACCATTATTGAATTTCATGAATGACATATATCATTGCAATTTCACGaaacatcaatatttcataaaaggAATGAATATTGATAATTCTGTCTACAGACTTCATGCGGGCTTGCAAAGACCCATCactgagggcgccctcacaatTTTATGTCGCTCAAAGAATGTCCTTTCGAAGACAGTCCGAGTAAATGATATTGCTACATATTCAGATATGTTACGGAAAAATGATGTCAAAGTTATTTTCCTAGCAAGGGATCCACGTGGTATGGCTAGTTCCCGTTTTAGGCGATTTGTAGACAAGAAAAATATCGCACCATCACAAAAGCGATTGATGTTGGACGAATATGTCAGAGAACACTGTGTTTGGCTGCAAAGAAACTACGACTCAATAACGAAGGGTCCTACATGGTTAAGAGAGAACACCATGATAGTTCGCTACGAAGACTTGGTAACTGACCGCAGAAGTATTAGAAAACTGTTGATTGAATTTATAGGGTTAAGTCCCCAATCCGAGGATACAGATTCTGAATCCGATTCCGAATCTCATTCTGCATCCTTAACGAAGTGGCTGAATAATTTCACCTACGATGAAGTGAAACGCATTCAAAATTTATGCTCAGATcgaatatttgacatttttggtTGGGTGAAAGTTGCAAATGAACAGGATTTTGAAAGAGAAAATCAAACATGGTGTCGTCCAATACTAAACTATAGGGACgagtagtatttcttagattgttgttttctttgtctaCTACTAACAATGACAATGTCtgtgacttgaatatattttccttaCCTTTACTGAAGAACAGGTGCACAACTAAAAATAAAGTCTTAGGCATGGCAGCATGTGTGTTTATAAGTTGATGGACATTGTCATTGTGGTGGTTAACAAAACtgaggacagtttcattgatggttaacaagACTGGGGACAATTTCATCGATGGTTTACACATGTGCTTGACACTTTCAATAACATTATGTTAAATCTGTCCCGTTACATGGAATCTAAACCAAAATGTTCTGTTAAAAAAAAGTAAGATACAGACATAACACTGGGAAGACAAAAAGGCTCCAGgaatataacaatatataattTGGAGAAGATGGGCCAAGATGTTAGCTCgtgcaaagaaaatgtaaactGAAGATTTTGTAACACCAAATGAAGAAAAAGAGGCagttttgtcaagccagacaaaatgtagcaatggttGAGATTTTTGTAGTGCCAGATGATATTTGGGTTCTTggacaaatgcccccccccccccccgtaggATTGTCATTGCCTATGAATAGAGATAAAAAATATCTAGATTTTGGGGAGTACACTTAGAAcatggttttatcacttttattgtatagCGGATGAATAGACAGaagatgttcaaaaaatgttgaattcgaCCAAATAGGGCATGATttggttttatcacttttattgtattattaccaaaGGCGTGTTTATAAAGTGATTTCAGGTGGTGTACTTATGTTAAAAATGACTTAACTCAAACACAGTcattgttatatacacatacacattttatttcggACATTAGACTGAAATTGTGACGACAACAAAGAAAAGACAAACAACAAAGTGTGATAAACACGGGATTTTTAAATAAGGCAGTTAATAGGAATTGCTTAAGTGTAGAACTCCAGAATCTGATAGCATAAATACTAAACATTACTATATTCAAAACTGGAGGTTGTAGGCTATTCCCCTCAAAGAGTCAAGCACATGACGATTCTCGAAATCGGCAACAATTTGTGTAGAACTCTGGAATCTGATTGTATAAATACtaagtgataaaaccatat from Glandiceps talaboti chromosome 18, keGlaTala1.1, whole genome shotgun sequence includes:
- the LOC144449284 gene encoding carbohydrate sulfotransferase 1-like, coding for MVKNICHRSRLMRYVVILTVIIILLQMYINVDDHDHTNTPNLIVENSLEEDIYPLDAHALSNKVLTTSPTRPSSLPKMATVRDRTEHYAMKNSKEPYEKETSPSTNFANTSHKHVLVIGRMTTGSKAMAEFFSKRPDFFYVYEPGHMIMYFGNGRNLQNDSRAHLQELQTPLLNFMNDIYHCNFTKHQYFIKGMNIDNSVYRLHAGLQRPITEGALTILCRSKNVLSKTVRVNDIATYSDMLRKNDVKVIFLARDPRGMASSRFRRFVDKKNIAPSQKRLMLDEYVREHCVWLQRNYDSITKGPTWLRENTMIVRYEDLVTDRRSIRKLLIEFIGLSPQSEDTDSESDSESHSASLTKWLNNFTYDEVKRIQNLCSDRIFDIFGWVKVANEQDFERENQTWCRPILNYRDE